TAAGATAAGTCGTCAACCTTGTCCGTATCCTGATGCTCTTATAAATGGCAATTACAAGCATCATAGAAATAAATTAGCCTTGAAAGAATCAAGCTTTGATAAATGCATGTATTGTGAAAGTAAAATCTCCCATATTGATTTCGCACATGTAGAGCATATCAAGCCTAAAGCTGAGGGGAAATATCCTGAATTAGAGTTTGAATGGTCAAACTTGGGATACGCTTGTCCTAAGTGTAATAATGAAAAGTCTGATAAATATCATGATGACTTGCCGTATATTAATCCGTATGAAGACGATCCTAAAGAGCACCTGTTTGCAGCTGGCACATTTCTATTTGTAAAAAATGGGTCTGAGCGTGGAGAAATGACAATTAGAGATATCAACCTTAACAGGCCAGAGATTATTGAAAAAAGGCTAGAAAGAATCAATGAAATACAGAAAGCCCTTAATGCCTGTTTCCGTACTAACAGTGAATCTCTAAAAGACGTTCTCTTGCAGGAGCTTAGAAGAGAAGCCAATGATGATAAAGAGTATTCACTTTTTATTACTGCCTTACTTGATGCTCATGCAGTATAAAAGCATAACAAAACAGTGGAGCCAATCAAAAATGCGCAAGTGGCTTTTTGATTGTTCACTTCAAACATTCCCTAACCTCTTACTTTTAGAGCAGTTTTTACTAACAATAAACTTTGTTCCAAAAAGAGTTGAATTTTGAAGCATGTTCAACAAGTACAGTTTCTGGAAATTTTAAAGTTTTATTAATAGTTAAATAAATAAAAAACTGACCTGAAGTATCTCTTGTATTTCCTATTTAAGATTTTTTATCTGTTATGCGAATACTTTTGTGTGTATTTAGAGAATTCACAGTTTCATGATTTAAATTTTGACTTTCTTTTTTATTCTTAATATTTATACTTTTATTGGTTTCTTGTTCTATTGAATAATATTTTAACTCAGTATTTTAATTAGAAATATTTCCATTTATAAAAAAGACTACAGATATTCCAATAAAAAGTGCTAATTGTATAATGTATTTTTAAACATTAATATTAACTTTTTGTGCTTCTAATTTTTCAGTATATGTATTATAAATACGTTCATATCTCTCAAATGCAGTTTTATAATCATCATAAACGGGACTTCCTTTGGACTCTTCCATTCTTTGTTTTGCAAGATTAAACATGGTAGATATATAATCCG
The Arcobacter sp. F155 genome window above contains:
- a CDS encoding HNH endonuclease; translated protein: MIKISRQPCPYPDALINGNYKHHRNKLALKESSFDKCMYCESKISHIDFAHVEHIKPKAEGKYPELEFEWSNLGYACPKCNNEKSDKYHDDLPYINPYEDDPKEHLFAAGTFLFVKNGSERGEMTIRDINLNRPEIIEKRLERINEIQKALNACFRTNSESLKDVLLQELRREANDDKEYSLFITALLDAHAV